A portion of the Clostridium gelidum genome contains these proteins:
- a CDS encoding GDP-mannose 4,6-dehydratase has protein sequence MTILVTGAGGMVGSHMVEFLYEQGVEVVGTYYKPTVDLKEINQKIKLIECDVRYCQSVEKVISEFQPTQIYHLAAQSYPTVSWERPYETIDTNIGGTIAIFEAIKKVRLVQPQYDPVVVVACSSAEYGATLEELKEPKVKETAELKPLHPYGVSKVGQDLLAYQYYVNYGIRTIRARIFNTTGTRKVNDVTSDFTMRAISQEKAGTKHPILHVGNIETQRAIMDFKDLLKGLTLLAEKGTYGEVYNISSERIYPIKEIIDIIENQMRVKFELNVDQKLIRPTDEKIIVGDVTKLKRDTGWKQTITLEQTVSEMLDYWRMKLV, from the coding sequence ATGACAATTTTAGTAACTGGTGCTGGAGGTATGGTTGGTTCACATATGGTTGAATTCTTATATGAGCAAGGTGTGGAGGTAGTTGGTACTTATTATAAACCAACAGTAGATTTAAAAGAAATTAATCAAAAAATAAAATTGATAGAATGCGATGTTAGATATTGCCAAAGTGTAGAAAAAGTAATTTCTGAATTCCAACCTACACAAATTTATCATTTAGCAGCTCAGAGCTATCCTACCGTTTCGTGGGAAAGACCATACGAAACAATTGATACAAATATAGGGGGGACTATTGCGATATTTGAGGCTATTAAAAAAGTTCGTTTGGTTCAACCACAATATGATCCGGTTGTAGTTGTAGCATGCTCAAGTGCAGAATACGGTGCGACTTTGGAAGAATTGAAAGAACCAAAGGTAAAAGAGACAGCAGAATTAAAACCACTACATCCATATGGTGTAAGCAAAGTTGGACAGGACTTACTGGCATACCAGTATTATGTAAATTATGGCATCAGAACTATTAGGGCAAGAATATTCAATACTACAGGTACAAGAAAAGTAAATGATGTTACTTCTGATTTTACTATGAGGGCCATTTCTCAAGAAAAAGCTGGCACAAAGCATCCTATATTACATGTTGGCAATATTGAAACACAGCGTGCAATTATGGATTTTAAAGATCTTTTAAAGGGACTTACGCTTCTTGCTGAAAAAGGCACATATGGGGAGGTTTATAATATCTCATCAGAAAGAATATATCCAATAAAAGAGATTATTGATATTATTGAAAATCAGATGAGGGTGAAGTTTGAACTAAATGTTGATCAAAAACTTATTAGACCAACAGATGAAAAGATTATTGTTGGTGATGTTACTAAACTAAAAAGAGATACTGGATGGAAACAAACTATTACATTAGAACAGACTGTTTCTGAAATGCTTGATTATTGGAGAAT
- a CDS encoding HAD-IIIA family hydrolase: METLLGEKEAYVDGIFFCPHHPDKGFKGERTEYKVECDCRKPKPGLILKAAEKYNVDLSYSWMLGDGKNDIKAGLNAGCNVALLGEDNNTIYKHFKNLSQFIYDILK, encoded by the coding sequence ATGGAAACACTTTTAGGGGAAAAAGAGGCTTATGTAGATGGTATCTTTTTTTGTCCTCATCATCCTGATAAAGGATTTAAAGGCGAAAGAACTGAATATAAAGTTGAGTGTGATTGCAGAAAACCAAAGCCTGGCTTGATATTAAAAGCTGCTGAAAAATATAATGTCGATTTATCATATTCTTGGATGCTTGGTGATGGGAAGAATGACATAAAAGCAGGGTTAAATGCTGGTTGTAATGTTGCCTTACTAGGTGAAGATAATAATACAATATATAAACACTTTAAGAATTTAAGTCAATTTATATATGATATTTTGAAATAG
- a CDS encoding D-sedoheptulose-7-phosphate isomerase, producing MRILEEKLNKHIELLIKRYEVLQSIKEQIANAYFILEDSFKNGGKLLIAGNGGSAADAEHITGELMKSFKKKRKVSAEFAKKLIEIDSKGGEELAVKLQEGLPTIALSNHAALTTAYLNDVDGLLCFAQQVNGYGKNIDIFLGISTSGNSNNILYAAITAKAKGMKVIGLTGRDGGRLKDVSDVSIIVPENETYIIQELHLPIYHCWCLMLEDRFFCN from the coding sequence ATGAGAATTTTAGAAGAAAAATTAAATAAGCACATCGAATTACTAATAAAAAGATATGAAGTATTACAGTCAATTAAAGAGCAAATAGCTAATGCATATTTTATATTAGAAGACTCATTTAAAAATGGAGGCAAGCTTTTAATTGCTGGTAATGGAGGTAGTGCAGCTGATGCAGAGCATATTACTGGTGAATTAATGAAAAGTTTTAAGAAGAAGAGAAAAGTCTCTGCTGAGTTTGCTAAAAAGCTCATAGAAATTGATAGCAAAGGTGGTGAAGAATTAGCTGTAAAATTGCAGGAGGGATTACCTACTATAGCTTTAAGTAATCATGCAGCTCTCACTACAGCCTATCTTAATGATGTAGATGGGCTTCTTTGTTTTGCTCAACAAGTCAATGGATATGGGAAAAATATAGATATTTTTCTTGGCATTTCCACATCAGGTAATTCTAATAATATTCTTTATGCAGCAATTACTGCTAAAGCTAAAGGAATGAAAGTTATTGGGCTAACAGGTAGAGATGGTGGAAGACTTAAAGATGTTTCTGATGTATCAATAATAGTGCCTGAAAATGAGACATATATAATTCAGGAATTACATCTTCCTATTTATCATTGTTGGTGTCTAATGTTGGAAGATAGATTTTTTTGTAATTAA
- a CDS encoding sugar phosphate nucleotidyltransferase has product MKIVIMAGGKGTRIASVNSEVPKPMIHILDKPILEYQIECLREQGFTEIILVIGYLGHIIKNYFGDGSKISPVTGKQFGVQIKYVEEKEPLGTAGSLLFLKDELIEDFLVLNGDIIFDIDINRFYKFHKDNGEVATIFTHPNSHPYDSGIIVADKNGKVTNWRHKEDERLWYKNCVNAGIHMFSPEILNVFKELKKIDLDREVLKPLIASGKLFAYSSPEYVKDMGTPDRLYAVIEDIKTGKVKAKNLLHKQKAIFLDRDGTINKYVGFLKNINDFELIDGVGEAIKRINESGYLTIVVTKTCNSKRRC; this is encoded by the coding sequence ATGAAAATAGTTATTATGGCTGGTGGAAAAGGGACAAGAATTGCTTCAGTTAATTCAGAAGTTCCAAAGCCAATGATTCATATTTTAGATAAACCAATTCTTGAATATCAGATTGAGTGTTTAAGAGAGCAGGGCTTTACAGAAATAATTTTAGTTATTGGGTATCTTGGACATATTATAAAAAATTACTTTGGGGATGGCAGCAAGATATCACCAGTGACAGGAAAGCAATTTGGTGTTCAGATTAAATATGTAGAAGAAAAAGAACCACTTGGAACAGCTGGATCTTTATTATTTCTAAAGGATGAACTCATTGAAGATTTCTTGGTATTAAATGGAGATATTATTTTTGATATTGACATAAATAGATTTTATAAATTTCACAAAGATAATGGTGAAGTAGCAACTATATTTACTCATCCCAATAGTCATCCGTATGATAGTGGAATTATTGTAGCTGATAAAAATGGAAAAGTGACTAATTGGCGTCATAAAGAAGATGAAAGACTTTGGTATAAGAATTGTGTTAATGCTGGAATTCATATGTTTTCTCCAGAGATTCTTAATGTATTTAAAGAACTAAAAAAAATTGATTTAGATAGAGAAGTTTTAAAACCACTAATTGCATCTGGAAAACTATTTGCTTATAGTTCGCCAGAATATGTAAAAGATATGGGAACTCCAGATCGACTCTATGCTGTGATTGAAGATATTAAAACAGGCAAAGTAAAAGCTAAGAATCTTTTACATAAACAGAAAGCTATATTTTTAGATAGAGATGGTACTATCAATAAGTATGTTGGATTTTTAAAAAATATTAATGATTTTGAACTAATTGATGGCGTGGGTGAAGCAATTAAAAGAATTAATGAAAGCGGATATCTTACTATTGTAGTTACCAAAACCTGTAATAGCAAGAGGAGATGTTAG
- a CDS encoding GHMP family kinase ATP-binding protein, producing MIITKTPFRMSFFGGGTDFQGFFNEHGGAVISTTFDKYCYVNVRHLPRFFDYSTELCYSKIERLKAIESIEHPAIREAMKFLDMHEIRLNYEADLPARSGLGTSSSFAVGMLNAFYGLKGKYADKKKLADEAIYLERILCKENGGIQDQIAASFGGLNRINFSADGYTVNPIIISTERKEQLNDNLMLFFTGFSRFSSDISKVQQSTMKEKTKQLLEMLSLVDDAEKILTSKSDLNEFGKILDYTWKLKRGITSKISNDSIDAIYTKARKAGAIGGKLLGAGGGGFLLFYVEPDKRTLVKEAMKDILYVPFKFEDGGTRIIYYTSESYESKVQ from the coding sequence ATGATTATAACCAAAACACCTTTTAGAATGTCTTTTTTTGGTGGTGGGACAGATTTTCAGGGATTTTTTAATGAACATGGAGGAGCAGTTATTTCCACTACTTTTGATAAATATTGTTATGTAAATGTTCGGCATCTACCAAGATTTTTTGATTATTCTACTGAACTTTGTTATTCAAAAATAGAACGTTTAAAAGCTATAGAAAGTATTGAACATCCAGCAATAAGGGAAGCAATGAAGTTTTTAGATATGCATGAGATTCGGCTTAATTATGAAGCAGATCTTCCTGCACGTTCTGGATTAGGTACAAGCAGCTCGTTTGCAGTTGGAATGCTAAATGCGTTTTATGGATTAAAAGGAAAGTATGCAGATAAGAAAAAGCTTGCTGATGAAGCAATATATTTAGAAAGGATACTTTGCAAAGAGAATGGAGGTATTCAGGATCAGATAGCGGCTTCTTTTGGTGGACTAAACAGAATTAATTTTAGTGCAGATGGATATACAGTTAATCCTATTATTATTTCAACTGAAAGAAAAGAACAATTAAATGATAATTTGATGCTTTTTTTTACTGGATTTTCAAGATTTTCTTCTGATATATCTAAAGTTCAACAAAGTACTATGAAGGAAAAGACAAAACAATTGCTTGAAATGTTGAGTCTAGTAGATGATGCAGAAAAAATTTTAACTTCAAAAAGTGATTTAAATGAGTTTGGAAAAATTCTTGATTATACATGGAAACTAAAACGTGGAATTACTAGTAAAATTTCAAATGATTCCATTGATGCTATATATACAAAGGCTAGAAAGGCAGGAGCAATTGGTGGAAAGTTACTTGGAGCTGGTGGTGGCGGATTTTTATTATTTTATGTTGAACCTGATAAGAGGACATTAGTAAAAGAAGCTATGAAAGATATATTATATGTTCCATTTAAATTTGAAGATGGTGGGACTAGAATTATCTATTATACATCAGAATCTTATGAGTCAAAGGTGCAGTAA